The Paenibacillus sp. RUD330 genome has a segment encoding these proteins:
- a CDS encoding sigma-70 family RNA polymerase sigma factor has translation MTGSAAETLYRSWKGYVFAIAYRMLGSAADAEDVVQDLFAELQGDGIPQPDHPKAYLTRAAVNRSLNMLKSARRKREQYVGQWLPEPLPLQPDENGPEQLAESREALGYAYMVLMEKLLPAERAVFVMHEAYQYDYRSIGEWLGKSEAACRQLGSRARRKLQLGEGAPLPAAYWRMQDDRSKDRRKALLERFLFAFERHQVDELRELLAADAVMVTDGGGIVRSALNPIVGAKRVHAFTASPKTFQKLRRTRTTLLELNGELQALFWEDDRLHAVLCFKPDERMEHLKELYLLTNPEKLESIQHRLNA, from the coding sequence ATGACCGGCTCCGCCGCGGAGACGCTGTACCGGTCGTGGAAAGGATATGTGTTCGCCATCGCATACCGGATGCTGGGCTCTGCGGCGGATGCCGAGGATGTTGTGCAGGACTTGTTCGCCGAGCTACAAGGGGACGGCATCCCGCAGCCGGATCATCCAAAAGCGTACTTGACGCGAGCCGCAGTCAACCGAAGCCTGAACATGCTGAAGTCGGCACGCCGCAAAAGGGAGCAGTACGTCGGGCAGTGGCTGCCCGAGCCGCTGCCCTTGCAGCCGGACGAAAACGGACCGGAGCAGCTCGCCGAAAGCCGCGAGGCGCTGGGTTATGCGTATATGGTGCTGATGGAGAAGCTGCTGCCGGCCGAGCGCGCGGTGTTCGTCATGCACGAGGCCTATCAATACGATTACCGCTCCATCGGCGAATGGCTGGGCAAAAGCGAGGCGGCCTGCCGGCAGCTTGGAAGCCGCGCGCGCAGGAAGCTGCAGCTTGGGGAAGGAGCGCCTCTTCCGGCAGCGTATTGGAGGATGCAGGACGACAGGTCAAAAGACAGGAGGAAGGCTTTGCTGGAGCGGTTCCTGTTTGCGTTCGAGCGGCATCAGGTGGATGAGCTTCGGGAGCTGCTGGCCGCGGATGCGGTGATGGTCACCGATGGCGGAGGCATCGTTCGCTCCGCCCTGAATCCGATTGTCGGAGCGAAGCGGGTCCATGCCTTTACCGCATCGCCCAAAACCTTCCAGAAGCTCCGGCGGACGAGAACGACGCTGCTGGAGCTGAACGGAGAGCTGCAGGCGCTGTTCTGGGAGGACGACAGGCTTCATGCCGTGCTGTGCTTCAAGCCCGATGAGAGGATGGAGCATCTGAAGGAGCTTTATCTCCTTACGAATCCGGAGAAGCTGGAGTCGATCCAACATCGATTGAATGCATGA
- a CDS encoding carboxymuconolactone decarboxylase family protein, which translates to MKLRMNYYKSVPEAYQAMAALEKASGKSLDPVLKELVKIRVSQINGCAFCIDMHVRDLLKLGGQNDRMPLISVWHDAPCFSDAERAALRLAEHAAVVSVKGIPEEVYEEARRHFDEKQFMDLILVVNAISGWNRISIATGMFPGCFS; encoded by the coding sequence ATGAAGCTGCGCATGAACTACTACAAATCCGTGCCCGAAGCCTACCAGGCTATGGCTGCCTTGGAGAAAGCATCCGGGAAGAGCCTCGACCCTGTCCTCAAGGAGCTGGTCAAAATCCGTGTCTCCCAGATCAACGGCTGCGCGTTCTGCATCGATATGCATGTCCGGGACCTTCTTAAGCTGGGGGGGCAGAACGATCGGATGCCGCTGATCAGCGTCTGGCATGACGCACCATGCTTCTCGGATGCGGAGAGGGCGGCGTTGAGGCTGGCTGAGCATGCGGCGGTCGTTTCCGTGAAAGGCATTCCGGAGGAGGTCTATGAGGAAGCGAGGAGGCACTTCGACGAGAAGCAGTTCATGGATCTGATTCTGGTCGTCAACGCCATCAGCGGGTGGAATCGGATCTCCATCGCCACCGGCATGTTCCCGGGCTGCTTCTCATGA
- a CDS encoding Ig-like domain-containing protein, with amino-acid sequence MAGRKSRTIMIGAAALLMLANACLPAGGWLRQAAAAAGGPLLSAKLPADDAVRVPANSRLLMTFDEAVVKGSGSAGISIRKVSDNTEWARFAADDGRVQVEGTRVSIQPDKPFASGESYYVLLDAGVFSNASNGAPFAGISSASEWNFSAAEPDTIPPDVAAAAPQGGSVPVFSALQLNYGEIVFPSEGSLQLVNRTTGDALSVSAVSPSVTGGGSQSLTIVPPSVLVPGQEYRIDVPAGWVQDAAGNKSPAYSWSFTTGSSPVGILEKQPSAGAAGVALDTGLRLKFDKTVTSGSTPNAPKFVTVKRVADNVTVTSLNTSGMTYKQDGTVETGLDRQLAGSTAYYVLVDPGAFRSGDMLFAGIGSAAEWTFTTRPSAGQPPAMAKLEPAAGGVLGALDGKLRITFDKNVFPGTGYVTIRNAGSGSAAATIPVTSELLSGFGSNVITINPGILFSEGTQYYVEIGNQAFLDESGNRFAGMSGSGAWPFTVNRDSTPPSIVSMLPVSGAASVSTVSPLRLVFNEAIRLAPGAKALLHRSGSSTQTYPASLSIAPDNANALLIKPDAALPGATQLYVELGVNSVTDLAGNGFSGILNEYQWKFTTMASGSGTPSLSSLAAASSTRIQLIFSMELDSGSVPYPASFYVTVNDSPAARELAGVEVSGSTATLILRSPVLSGQKITVSYSVPGEGMPALRSLSGVRASGFTGKEIQYDAASSLPKVTGGVLNGSYVTLQLSKPVQALQAGALSQFGLYVNGSYVQLTEATASGSTLLLRLSSPSTSGGSAYVNYSPGTAPVVDQAGNPLGAFSTYYVQNMLDTTKPVLSSIIAGGNAVTLNYNEGLHTAKVPSSSRFTVMNGTSSIGVAGVSVEGSKVTLKLSGSLNASVGLAVSYSKGSPALADLAGNEADSFSGVPASMFTASTTPTYLSGMADGDTLTLVYSGVLDPASAPAPSQYSIRADGVLVPVNSVGIAGSSVILKLSRAVASGQAVTVTYTPPTYNPLRQIGGDSAASLLLASATNATGQQGGSSPGSQPASAGQLTLTDVMVNQDVSPAGRAASRYSVLSDNLILAYQKARSSGTDKVFFKVPDGQKAGMVALPILALQQVLAASATASFELQYNGVSTVIPLQGIDFAKTASLLNAGGPTGYLMLSIDDNPATLAGSLQNAVTKGGLQAASSVIGVDISVIGTSATSADRKKLSGLSRYASTTLLTPSSLVPASASTVFLDDETAMLSYVPTRISGLSVTFKHKSGGVFVVVRGTPVLSDVNGHWAKNDIVALASKSIVRGRSANSFMPKADITRAEFAEYIARALGLKGDRAAASAYSDIASGSATASYIGAASAAGIVQGSGGQFRPNAAISRQEMAAMMVRAIEASEMKIIPAKDNASYLAKFKDKGKISAWAQPFAAKAVFAGIANGQTATEFAPLGQATRAEAAVMLKRMLLYLGMIDV; translated from the coding sequence TTGGCTGGAAGAAAAAGCAGAACGATCATGATTGGCGCAGCGGCCTTGCTCATGCTTGCGAATGCCTGCCTGCCTGCAGGCGGATGGCTGAGGCAAGCCGCTGCCGCGGCGGGAGGGCCGCTGCTGTCGGCCAAGCTGCCGGCGGACGACGCGGTACGGGTGCCCGCCAACTCGAGGTTGCTGATGACCTTCGACGAGGCGGTCGTGAAGGGAAGCGGCAGTGCGGGCATCAGCATCCGCAAAGTATCCGACAACACGGAATGGGCGAGGTTCGCCGCAGACGACGGAAGAGTCCAGGTGGAGGGAACCCGGGTTTCGATCCAGCCGGATAAGCCGTTCGCTTCAGGCGAATCCTACTATGTGCTGCTGGATGCAGGGGTATTTTCGAATGCGTCGAACGGAGCTCCTTTCGCTGGGATCTCGAGCGCCTCGGAATGGAACTTCAGCGCGGCGGAGCCGGACACCATTCCGCCCGACGTTGCGGCCGCAGCCCCGCAAGGCGGAAGCGTGCCGGTATTCTCTGCCCTGCAGCTGAACTACGGGGAAATCGTCTTTCCATCGGAAGGCTCGCTGCAGCTGGTCAACCGGACGACAGGCGATGCCTTGTCCGTCAGCGCTGTGTCCCCATCCGTCACGGGCGGCGGCAGCCAGTCGCTGACGATCGTTCCCCCTTCCGTCCTCGTTCCCGGGCAAGAATACAGGATCGATGTTCCCGCAGGCTGGGTGCAGGATGCCGCAGGCAACAAGAGTCCAGCCTACTCGTGGAGCTTCACGACGGGAAGCTCTCCGGTCGGCATCTTGGAGAAGCAGCCTTCGGCAGGAGCCGCAGGCGTTGCGCTGGATACGGGCTTGAGACTGAAGTTCGACAAGACGGTGACGTCAGGAAGCACGCCGAATGCGCCGAAGTTCGTGACCGTGAAACGCGTCGCGGACAACGTCACCGTCACAAGCTTGAACACATCGGGAATGACATACAAGCAGGACGGTACGGTCGAGACAGGTCTGGACAGACAGCTGGCTGGCAGCACGGCATATTATGTGCTTGTCGATCCGGGAGCCTTCCGCAGCGGAGACATGCTGTTCGCAGGCATCGGCAGCGCGGCGGAATGGACGTTCACGACCCGTCCGTCTGCAGGGCAGCCGCCTGCCATGGCCAAGCTGGAGCCGGCCGCTGGAGGCGTTCTCGGGGCGCTGGACGGCAAGCTGCGGATTACATTCGACAAGAACGTGTTCCCGGGAACCGGTTATGTGACGATTAGGAATGCGGGAAGCGGCTCGGCAGCGGCTACGATCCCGGTTACTTCGGAACTGCTGTCCGGGTTCGGAAGCAACGTCATCACGATCAATCCGGGCATCCTCTTTTCCGAAGGAACCCAATATTATGTCGAGATCGGCAATCAGGCCTTCCTGGACGAGAGCGGCAACCGATTTGCGGGAATGAGCGGAAGCGGCGCTTGGCCGTTCACGGTCAATAGGGATTCGACGCCGCCTTCCATCGTATCCATGCTTCCGGTGAGCGGAGCGGCGTCCGTATCGACGGTCTCGCCGCTTAGACTCGTATTCAACGAAGCCATCCGGCTGGCGCCGGGCGCCAAAGCCTTGCTTCACCGGAGCGGCAGCTCCACTCAGACTTACCCGGCTTCTCTTTCCATCGCGCCGGATAACGCCAATGCGCTTCTGATCAAACCGGATGCGGCGCTGCCAGGTGCGACGCAGCTGTATGTGGAGCTCGGCGTGAACAGCGTGACCGACTTGGCCGGCAACGGCTTCAGCGGCATTCTGAACGAATACCAGTGGAAGTTCACGACGATGGCGAGCGGCAGCGGCACGCCTTCGCTTAGCAGCTTGGCAGCAGCCAGCTCGACCAGGATTCAGCTGATTTTCAGCATGGAGCTGGACAGCGGTTCGGTTCCTTACCCGGCAAGCTTCTATGTCACCGTCAACGATTCGCCTGCGGCCCGCGAACTGGCAGGAGTCGAAGTGAGCGGCAGCACGGCAACGCTTATTTTGCGGTCTCCGGTGCTCAGCGGCCAGAAAATAACGGTTTCTTATTCGGTTCCGGGAGAAGGCATGCCCGCGCTCCGCAGCTTGTCGGGTGTCCGCGCGTCGGGCTTTACCGGCAAGGAAATCCAATACGACGCGGCTTCCTCGCTGCCCAAGGTGACGGGCGGCGTCCTGAATGGAAGCTACGTCACCCTCCAGCTCAGCAAGCCGGTGCAGGCCTTGCAGGCCGGAGCCTTGTCCCAGTTCGGCCTTTACGTCAACGGCTCCTATGTCCAGCTGACGGAGGCGACGGCGTCGGGCTCGACCCTTCTGCTTCGCTTGAGCAGTCCGTCCACGAGCGGGGGGAGCGCATACGTCAACTACTCCCCTGGCACCGCTCCCGTCGTGGACCAAGCGGGCAATCCGCTTGGGGCATTCAGCACTTATTATGTTCAGAACATGCTCGATACGACGAAGCCGGTGCTCAGCAGCATCATCGCGGGAGGAAATGCCGTTACGCTGAATTACAACGAAGGCCTCCATACGGCCAAGGTGCCTTCATCCAGCCGCTTCACCGTCATGAACGGGACTTCTTCCATCGGAGTTGCAGGAGTAAGCGTCGAAGGCAGCAAGGTGACGCTCAAGCTGAGCGGCAGCCTGAACGCATCCGTCGGCCTTGCCGTCAGCTATTCCAAGGGCAGTCCAGCCTTGGCGGATCTGGCCGGAAACGAAGCGGACTCGTTCAGCGGCGTGCCGGCATCGATGTTCACGGCCAGCACGACTCCGACCTATCTTTCCGGCATGGCGGACGGAGATACGCTGACGCTCGTATACTCCGGAGTTCTGGATCCGGCATCCGCACCGGCTCCAAGCCAATATTCCATTCGTGCGGACGGCGTGCTCGTTCCTGTCAACAGCGTCGGCATTGCCGGTTCCTCGGTCATTCTGAAGCTGAGCCGCGCGGTGGCTTCGGGACAGGCTGTGACCGTGACCTACACGCCTCCGACCTACAACCCGCTCAGACAGATAGGAGGGGACAGCGCCGCCTCGCTTTTGTTGGCATCCGCAACCAATGCTACAGGCCAGCAAGGAGGCTCCTCGCCCGGCTCGCAGCCGGCATCCGCCGGCCAGCTGACGTTGACGGATGTTATGGTCAATCAGGATGTATCCCCGGCCGGAAGGGCGGCCAGCCGTTATTCGGTTCTGAGCGACAACCTGATTCTCGCTTACCAGAAAGCCCGCAGTTCGGGTACGGATAAAGTCTTCTTCAAGGTGCCGGACGGCCAAAAGGCAGGCATGGTCGCCTTGCCGATCCTGGCTCTGCAGCAGGTGCTCGCCGCTTCGGCGACAGCCTCCTTCGAGCTTCAGTACAATGGCGTTTCCACGGTGATTCCTCTCCAAGGAATCGATTTCGCCAAAACGGCCTCCCTGCTCAATGCAGGAGGTCCTACCGGCTATCTCATGCTCTCGATCGACGACAATCCGGCGACCCTGGCGGGGAGCTTGCAGAACGCGGTCACCAAGGGCGGCCTGCAGGCAGCCTCCAGCGTCATCGGAGTCGACATATCGGTCATCGGGACATCGGCGACGTCGGCCGACCGGAAGAAGCTGAGCGGTCTCAGCCGTTATGCCTCCACGACCTTGCTGACGCCATCAAGCCTGGTGCCGGCATCCGCCTCCACGGTGTTCCTCGACGATGAGACGGCCATGCTCAGCTACGTGCCGACCCGGATCAGCGGGCTGTCTGTGACGTTCAAGCATAAGTCCGGCGGCGTCTTCGTCGTCGTGAGAGGCACGCCCGTGCTGAGCGACGTGAACGGACATTGGGCGAAGAACGATATTGTCGCTCTGGCATCCAAATCGATCGTCAGAGGCAGAAGCGCCAATTCCTTCATGCCCAAAGCCGACATCACCAGGGCGGAATTCGCGGAGTACATCGCAAGGGCCCTTGGCCTCAAAGGCGACCGCGCCGCGGCTTCGGCCTATAGCGACATAGCGTCCGGATCGGCGACCGCTTCTTATATCGGAGCGGCTTCTGCGGCCGGAATCGTGCAGGGAAGCGGCGGGCAGTTCCGGCCGAATGCGGCCATCTCCCGCCAGGAGATGGCGGCAATGATGGTTCGCGCCATCGAAGCCTCCGAGATGAAAATCATTCCGGCGAAGGATAATGCTTCTTATTTGGCGAAATTCAAGGATAAGGGCAAAATCAGCGCCTGGGCGCAGCCGTTTGCGGCCAAAGCCGTTTTTGCGGGCATCGCGAACGGCCAGACCGCCACCGAGTTCGCTCCGCTGGGTCAGGCGACCCGCGCAGAGGCGGCCGTCATGCTGAAGAGGATGCTGCTGTACCTCGGCATGATCGACGTGTAG